A stretch of DNA from Alicyclobacillus acidocaldarius subsp. acidocaldarius Tc-4-1:
CTCATACCCAAAGGAGATTATAGGAAGGGCAGCGGCCGTATTTTCAACCGTGGAAGCTGGAACCCAGGCCATTGGAAGTGCATGTATGGCCATTTGTGCAAAGTTGTTGCCTGTGCCATGGCTTTTTGTGGGAGCAGGACTTCTGCTGGTTGTTAGTGCACCGGTGATATTCATCAAGCTAAAGATTAAACTCGTTACAAGTCCCACGTATAAAAATGTTTAGTCCTATTGCATGTCCGAAAAGGAACGAAACGCTTGACGTGGCGCTATCCCAGTTAGAGTGTAAACGTCAACCGAACTACACCTTGACTCATGTGTCAGGCGTGGGGCTGAGCATCCGCCCGGCTCCGCGCGAGTGCTCAAGGACTCGTGCTTCCATACGAAAGGCCCCGCCGTCGCCGGCAGGGCCTTCGTTGATGAATTTGAAATTTCACCTCTTCACTCGAATCCCCTCAGGAAGCACCGTCGACCACGGTAACAACGGCGCCAACGCCGCCTCATCCATCGGTAGTGTCTCGTCAAGTGGTGGAATTTCACCGTGCGTGTCTCATGTGTGACATGGTCGGCTTTGTGTTTTTCGCAAGTAAAAAGTGCAGAGAAACGACACGGATTTGTGCATAGGCACTGCAGTACAGAAGATTACGACCCACATTTCGCGCCCGTTTTTTGGGCTTGTGTTCACCCGACTTCGACACTTGGTAGTCATACAAAGTCCCACGAACCCATGGCCGACGCGGGTTCGTGGGACCTGTGGATAACTCGCGTAGTGTCTACAGCCCTCTTGCTCGAGGTTCTACCTTCAGGATCCTCGGTGGTTCCTTGATCCTCAAGGCTCGCAGGATCTCCCGCTGCGCCTCTGTCGTCTCTGTCCGCTGCACGACAATCCCTTCCAGCGTGCTCTTCGTCACCCGGTGCATCGCTTGCATGTGAGAGCGGATGTCTGACCATGTCCGCCCAGTTTGGACCTCCGCGATGCGCACCAACAACAAGGCCAGCCAGCAAAGCAGCACATGCGACCGAATGCGCTCGTCCTTCCGGTGATACATGGGACGGATGTCCGTAAGCGTAAACTGAGACCCACATGGCTTTCATCCTCTCGTCGCTTGAAAATGTCATCATCAAGCCACGGGAGGGTTCTTGTATGCGAGAGCACATGTCTCACCAGGAGCGTCGTGAGCTTTGGCGTGAACGTATCGCTGCCTTCTACGACAGCGGCCAGTCCGCCAGTCAGTTTTGCGCTGAGCACGGTCTGAAACCCCATCAGTTCTGGTACTGGCTTCGCCGACTACGAAACGAAACCGCACCTGGCACGCATGACACGACGTTCGTGTCGGTCGTGACAACCTCTTCACCTTCGGACGCAGGCCGTTCGCCCCTGACCCTGCGCATTGGTTCGGTCGAGATTGACGTCCGTCCCGGCTATGACGCGTCGACACTTGCTGAGCTCATTCGGCTCGTGATGCATGTTTGCTAGCCTTCGACTGGACTTCGGATCACCGCGTGTATCTCGCCTGTGGCGCCACAGACATGCGCAAATCCATTGACGGACTCGCCGCACTCGTTCAGGCGTCGTTTCAACTCGATCCGTTTTCGCCATGCCTGTTTGTCTTCTGCAATCGGCAACGGGACAAGCTCAAAATCTTGCACTGGTCGCACAACGGCTTTTGGCTGTACTATCGGCGCTTAGAGCGCGGTCGATTCGATTGGCCAGAGACAGGAGATGCCAAGACCATGGTGATCACACGGCGAGAGCTGAACTGGCTCCTGGATGGCCTGCCGCTCGAGCAGCCGAAAGCGCATCGAGCTGTGCATGTCCGTTCTGCGATTTAAGTAGGCCACCTCAGCAGGAATCGGATCTAGGCCGTCGAATGCTTAGGGCATGACGCAGGAGAACGGCACCATCCTCATGACCGAACAAGAATACGAAGCCCTTCAGCGAGAAAAGGAGCAATTGCGCCAACAGGTGGCCTACCTGGAGGAGCAGATCCATCTGCTCCGTCATCGTCTGTTTGGGGCTTCCAGTGAAAAGCGGCGCAAGACCCCGGCTGAGTCGGACAGCGTCCAGCTCCCGTTGTTCAACGAAGCCGAAGTCGAGGCGGACGCCCAACCTTCGGAAGAGACCGGGGAAGCCGATGCAGAAGTGACGTCGGAAGGCGTGGAGACGGAGACCATCACGTATGAGCGCCGGAAGCCTCGTGCGGCACGGGAGCGTGACGCCTGGCTGTATCAGGGCGAAGCAGACGAGGTCGTCGAATACCGACTGTCAGATGACGAGCGAGTCTGCTCGAAATGTGCGGGTGAGCTTCACGAGATGAGCCGTGAGATCACGCGACGCGTGAAAATCATCCCGGCGCAGATGAAAAAAGTCGAGTACGTGCGGTACGTGTACGCCTGCCGGCACTGTGAAGCGCAGGACGTGGAGACCCCTGTGGTGCGCGCGCCGATGCCGAGGCCGGTGCAGGCGAAGAGTCTCGCGACGCCAGAAGCGGTGGCATACGTGATGACGAAGAAGTTCGTCGACGGGATGCCATTGTACCGGCAAGAGCAACAGTTTGCGCGGCACGGGTATCCGCTGTCCCGCCAAACGCTGGCGAATTGGGTGGTGCACGCGGCGGAGACGTGGTTAGAGCCGCTCTATGCGAAACTTCGCCAAGTGCTCCTGGCTCAGCGCTATCTGCATGCGGACGAAACGACTCTGCAAGTGTTGCATGAAGCCGGGCGCGCGGCGCAGACCCAGTCGTACATGTGGGTGTACCGGAGCGGTATGGACGGACCGCCTATGGTCCTGTACGACTACCAGGAAACGCGGAGCGCGGAGCATCCGCGACGGTTCTTGGCAGGGTTTCAAGGGTATCTGCACGTGGATGGATACGCGGGCTATGAGGGCTTGCCGGATGTCACCCTTGTAGGATGTTGGGCACATGCGCGGCGAAAGTTTGACGAAGCCCTAAAGGCAGTGCCTCCCAAGGAGCGAAAGGGCAAGACGGCTGCCGAAGAAGGATTGTCGTATTGCAACGCGCTGTATGCGGTGGAGAAGAAGCTGAAGAACGCAAGCGCTGTCAACAGCGGATTAAAACTCCCCAAAAAAATCGCGCCCGATTCCCCAAAAACAGCGGATTCGATTCCCCAAAATCATCGCGATTCGTTCCCCACACATGTGTTCGCTTCGTCTCTTGTTG
This window harbors:
- the tnpA gene encoding IS66 family insertion sequence element accessory protein TnpA, giving the protein MSHQERRELWRERIAAFYDSGQSASQFCAEHGLKPHQFWYWLRRLRNETAPGTHDTTFVSVVTTSSPSDAGRSPLTLRIGSVEIDVRPGYDASTLAELIRLVMHVC
- the tnpB gene encoding IS66 family insertion sequence element accessory protein TnpB (TnpB, as the term is used for proteins encoded by IS66 family insertion elements, is considered an accessory protein, since TnpC, encoded by a neighboring gene, is a DDE family transposase.), whose protein sequence is MRKSIDGLAALVQASFQLDPFSPCLFVFCNRQRDKLKILHWSHNGFWLYYRRLERGRFDWPETGDAKTMVITRRELNWLLDGLPLEQPKAHRAVHVRSAI